A single genomic interval of Ramlibacter pinisoli harbors:
- a CDS encoding response regulator — protein MNILVVDDHPLYRSGVVHALHATLPDLQVTESGNVQGALAKLDEGGPVDLMILDLQMPGCTGLDSLRTVRAHRPDVPVLVLSGNESPTVVRECIDLGAFGFVPKSAPGDMLPAALGLVLSGGVFLPPSSLSIGEPASRAQKDAWDKLGARLTERQRQVLLGIVQGKPNKVIARDLNLSDATIKTHVSHIFDALVVSNRTEAVYALARAGVGINELQAQMRPEH, from the coding sequence ATGAATATCCTCGTAGTCGACGACCACCCGCTGTACCGCAGTGGTGTCGTGCACGCCCTGCATGCCACGCTGCCGGACCTGCAAGTCACCGAATCCGGCAACGTGCAGGGCGCCCTGGCCAAGCTCGACGAAGGCGGGCCGGTCGACCTCATGATCCTGGACCTGCAGATGCCCGGCTGCACCGGCCTCGATTCGCTGCGCACCGTCCGCGCCCACCGGCCCGACGTGCCGGTGCTGGTGCTGTCCGGCAACGAGAGCCCCACCGTCGTGCGCGAGTGCATCGACCTCGGCGCCTTCGGCTTCGTTCCCAAGTCAGCCCCCGGCGACATGCTGCCGGCGGCCCTCGGCCTGGTGCTGTCGGGCGGGGTGTTCCTGCCGCCCAGCAGCCTCAGCATCGGCGAACCCGCCAGCCGGGCCCAGAAGGACGCCTGGGACAAGCTGGGCGCCCGCCTGACCGAACGGCAGCGCCAGGTGCTGCTGGGCATCGTCCAGGGCAAGCCGAACAAGGTGATCGCGCGCGACCTGAACCTGTCCGACGCCACCATCAAGACGCACGTCTCGCACATCTTCGACGCCCTGGTGGTGTCCAACCGCACCGAGGCCGTCTATGCCCTGGCCCGGGCGGGCGTTGGCATCAACGAGCTCCAGGCCCAGATGCGGCCCGAGCACTGA
- a CDS encoding NAD(P)-dependent oxidoreductase codes for MTAPGGTVAVVGVGNMGGAMAARLLSLGWTVRVRDLDPAKVAALRALGAKPTASAAEAAAGCLGLIVCVVDAGQCDEVLFGADGAAAVLAAGTPVVLCPTIGPHDAERLADALAARGLRAVDAPMSGGPARARDGTMSLMVACSDDTHAGVLPLLQALSNRLFRVGTRPGDGARTKLVNNLLAGINLVGAAEAIAMAGRLGLDPARTLDVIEQSSGQSWIGSDRMRRALAGDWAPRAHVSLLQKDTRLAVESASAAGFHGPLGAAARDVFERAARAGLADLDDAALLRLLAADGP; via the coding sequence ATGACCGCCCCGGGCGGCACCGTCGCGGTCGTCGGCGTCGGCAACATGGGCGGCGCCATGGCCGCCCGGTTGCTGTCGCTCGGCTGGACGGTGCGCGTGCGCGACCTCGATCCGGCCAAGGTGGCGGCCCTGCGGGCGCTGGGCGCGAAGCCGACGGCCAGCGCGGCCGAGGCCGCGGCCGGCTGCCTGGGGCTGATCGTGTGCGTGGTCGACGCCGGGCAGTGCGACGAGGTCCTGTTCGGCGCCGACGGCGCGGCCGCCGTGCTGGCAGCCGGCACGCCGGTGGTCCTGTGCCCGACCATCGGCCCGCACGATGCCGAACGGCTGGCGGACGCCCTCGCGGCACGCGGCCTGCGCGCGGTCGATGCGCCCATGTCGGGGGGGCCGGCGCGCGCGCGCGACGGCACGATGAGCCTGATGGTGGCCTGCTCCGACGACACCCATGCCGGCGTGCTGCCCTTGTTGCAGGCACTTAGCAACAGGTTGTTCCGGGTCGGCACGCGCCCGGGCGACGGCGCCCGGACCAAGCTGGTGAACAACCTGCTGGCCGGCATCAACCTGGTCGGCGCCGCCGAGGCCATCGCCATGGCAGGCCGGTTGGGGCTGGACCCGGCCCGCACGCTCGACGTGATCGAGCAGTCGAGCGGCCAGAGCTGGATCGGCTCGGACCGGATGCGGCGTGCGCTTGCGGGCGACTGGGCTCCGCGCGCCCATGTCAGCCTGCTGCAGAAGGACACCCGACTGGCGGTCGAATCCGCCTCGGCGGCCGGCTTCCACGGACCGCTGGGCGCCGCCGCGCGCGACGTGTTCGAACGCGCCGCCCGCGCCGGGCTGGCCGACCTGGACGACGCCGCCCTCCTGCGGCTGCTGGCGGCGGACGGGCCATGA
- a CDS encoding protein kinase domain-containing protein, producing MTTILVVEDDDAIRSNVARLLRLEGYEVLAAVNGAQGLEQARQARPDIVISDIGMPGLDGFALVEAMRADPALAATPVMLLTALDDRASMRRGMTAGADDYLAKPFTRVELLDALAGLLKKRGRLQQTIEEAVSQREAHLRRAFSESIGGQQITDRFGLEAPSGAVADQVLQATVLFADIRNFTALAEKLDSAEVAELLTEYFERGCDPILKSGGRYLKFIGDGLMAIFADAPDAEVPAARQALSAALGLALSTQGFRSWLDRRFGGRALPPFAIGVGLHRGEVALCRVGMEGSRETTAIGDTVNVAARLEAASKELGWTVVASTAVLREAGEGIQTGGMTALEVRGRNGYVDVAEITGLAAGFGDTEGMATLALRADEVTAALQVNSEITARAVKGALQSRLTALKDHRFAAGEPPLRLRGYRLTRKIGSGGMTEVYLAERDVDGLPVVLKVLEASGKSANEHLSRFIQEYMLLSRIQHPNVVRIYDQGFTDDHAYIAMEYFARGDLRSELNAGMARERVMEVLGQVAQALSAIHALGVIHRDLKPENIMRRADATVAVADFGIAKSLLASEQLAFSQTRHGDVVGTPYYLSPEQASGHPISPVSDLYSLGIMLYEMLVGERPYRAESLNALLAHHVNTPTPRLPAEHEGLQPILDRLMAKRPEDRFASADALLAELEQRQFLRTVALPPPG from the coding sequence ATGACCACCATCCTCGTCGTCGAGGACGACGATGCGATCCGCAGCAACGTGGCCCGCCTGCTGAGGCTGGAGGGCTACGAGGTGCTCGCCGCGGTCAACGGCGCCCAGGGGCTCGAGCAGGCGCGCCAGGCGCGGCCCGACATCGTGATCTCCGACATCGGCATGCCCGGGCTGGACGGCTTCGCCCTGGTCGAGGCCATGCGCGCCGATCCCGCGCTGGCCGCCACGCCCGTGATGCTGCTCACCGCACTCGACGACCGCGCCAGCATGCGGCGCGGCATGACGGCCGGGGCGGACGACTACCTCGCCAAGCCCTTCACCCGGGTCGAACTGCTCGATGCGCTGGCCGGCCTCCTGAAGAAGCGCGGCCGGCTGCAACAGACCATCGAGGAGGCCGTCAGCCAGCGCGAGGCCCATCTGCGGCGCGCCTTCAGCGAGAGCATCGGCGGCCAGCAGATCACCGACCGGTTCGGGCTGGAGGCGCCCAGCGGCGCCGTGGCCGACCAGGTGCTGCAGGCCACGGTGCTGTTCGCCGACATCCGCAACTTCACCGCGCTGGCCGAGAAGCTGGATTCGGCGGAGGTCGCCGAGCTGCTGACGGAGTATTTCGAGCGGGGTTGCGACCCCATCCTCAAGAGCGGAGGCCGGTACCTGAAGTTCATCGGCGACGGCCTGATGGCCATCTTCGCCGATGCGCCGGATGCCGAGGTCCCGGCGGCGCGCCAGGCCCTCTCGGCGGCGCTCGGCCTGGCGCTGTCCACGCAGGGCTTTCGCAGCTGGCTGGACCGCCGGTTCGGCGGCCGCGCGCTGCCGCCGTTTGCCATCGGCGTCGGCTTGCACAGGGGCGAGGTCGCCCTGTGCCGGGTCGGCATGGAGGGCAGCCGGGAAACCACCGCCATCGGCGACACCGTCAACGTGGCGGCGCGGCTGGAAGCGGCCAGCAAGGAACTCGGCTGGACGGTCGTGGCCAGCACGGCCGTCCTGCGCGAGGCCGGCGAGGGCATCCAGACCGGCGGCATGACGGCGCTGGAGGTCCGCGGGCGCAACGGTTACGTCGACGTGGCCGAGATCACCGGCCTGGCCGCCGGATTCGGCGACACCGAAGGCATGGCGACGCTGGCGCTGCGGGCCGACGAGGTCACGGCGGCGCTGCAGGTCAACTCCGAGATCACGGCCCGGGCCGTGAAGGGCGCGCTGCAGTCCAGGCTGACCGCGCTCAAGGACCACCGGTTCGCCGCCGGCGAGCCGCCGCTGCGCCTGCGCGGGTACCGGCTCACGCGCAAGATCGGGTCCGGCGGCATGACCGAGGTGTACCTGGCCGAGCGCGACGTCGATGGCCTGCCGGTGGTGCTCAAGGTGCTGGAAGCCAGCGGCAAGTCGGCCAACGAGCACCTGTCGCGCTTCATCCAGGAGTACATGCTGCTGTCGCGCATCCAGCACCCGAACGTGGTGCGCATCTACGACCAGGGCTTCACCGACGACCACGCCTACATCGCGATGGAGTACTTCGCGCGCGGCGACCTGCGCAGCGAACTGAACGCCGGCATGGCCCGGGAGCGGGTGATGGAGGTGCTGGGCCAGGTCGCGCAGGCGCTGTCGGCCATCCACGCGCTGGGCGTGATCCACCGCGACCTGAAGCCGGAAAACATCATGCGGCGGGCCGATGCCACGGTGGCGGTGGCCGACTTCGGCATCGCGAAGTCGCTGCTGGCATCGGAGCAGCTGGCGTTTTCGCAGACCCGCCATGGCGACGTGGTCGGCACGCCGTACTACCTCAGTCCGGAGCAGGCCTCGGGCCACCCCATCTCGCCGGTCTCGGACCTCTACAGCCTGGGGATCATGCTGTACGAGATGCTGGTGGGCGAGCGGCCCTACCGGGCGGAATCGCTCAACGCGCTGCTGGCGCATCACGTGAACACGCCCACGCCGCGCCTGCCGGCGGAACACGAGGGGCTCCAGCCCATCCTGGACCGGCTCATGGCCAA
- the rodA gene encoding rod shape-determining protein RodA, which produces MSAVFEKPPLWQRATPMLQGFDGPLAFAVFLLACAGLLTMYSSGFDHGTRFVDHGRNMLIAASIMFVVAQVPPQRLMSFAVPLYTIGVALLIAVAVFGITKKGARRWVNVGVVIQPSEILKIAMPLMLAWWFQKREGQLRPLDYAMAALILLVPVGLIMKQPDLGTSLLVLSAGVAVIFFAGLSWKLIVPPVVIGLVALVLIVIFEGQLCADGVRWPVLHDYQQQRICTLLDPSKDPLGKGFHIIQGMIAIGSGGVFGKGFMQGTQTHLEFIPERTTDFIFAAFSEEFGLLGNLCLISGFIFLVLRGLAIALEAPTLFSRLLAGAITMIFFTYAFVNMGMVSGILPVVGVPLPFISYGGTAMVTLGMGLGILMSIAKAKRLVQS; this is translated from the coding sequence ATGTCAGCCGTGTTCGAGAAGCCGCCCCTGTGGCAGCGTGCCACACCCATGCTCCAGGGCTTCGACGGCCCCTTGGCGTTCGCCGTCTTCCTGCTGGCCTGCGCCGGTTTGCTGACGATGTACTCGTCGGGCTTTGACCACGGCACCCGCTTCGTCGACCATGGCCGCAACATGCTGATCGCGGCCAGCATCATGTTCGTGGTCGCCCAGGTGCCGCCCCAACGGCTCATGAGCTTCGCGGTGCCGCTGTACACGATCGGTGTGGCCCTGCTGATCGCGGTGGCCGTGTTCGGCATCACCAAGAAGGGCGCGCGGCGCTGGGTGAACGTGGGCGTGGTCATCCAGCCGAGCGAGATCCTGAAGATCGCGATGCCACTGATGCTGGCCTGGTGGTTCCAGAAGCGCGAGGGCCAGCTGCGGCCGCTCGACTACGCGATGGCGGCGCTGATCCTGCTGGTGCCCGTGGGTCTGATCATGAAGCAGCCCGACCTGGGCACGTCCCTGCTGGTGCTGTCCGCCGGCGTGGCCGTGATCTTCTTTGCCGGCCTGTCCTGGAAGCTGATCGTGCCGCCGGTGGTCATCGGGCTGGTGGCGCTGGTGCTCATCGTCATCTTCGAGGGCCAGTTGTGCGCCGACGGCGTGCGCTGGCCGGTCCTGCACGACTACCAGCAGCAGCGCATCTGCACCCTGCTGGATCCCTCGAAGGACCCGCTGGGCAAGGGCTTCCACATCATCCAGGGGATGATCGCCATCGGTTCGGGCGGGGTGTTCGGCAAGGGGTTCATGCAGGGGACCCAGACCCACCTGGAGTTCATCCCGGAGCGCACCACCGACTTCATCTTCGCCGCCTTTTCCGAGGAATTCGGCCTGCTGGGCAACCTGTGCCTGATCAGCGGCTTCATCTTCCTGGTCCTGCGCGGGCTGGCCATTGCCCTGGAGGCCCCGACGCTGTTCTCGCGCCTGCTGGCCGGCGCGATCACGATGATCTTCTTCACCTATGCGTTCGTGAACATGGGCATGGTCAGCGGCATCCTTCCCGTGGTGGGCGTGCCGCTCCCGTTCATCAGCTACGGCGGCACCGCCATGGTGACGCTGGGCATGGGCCTGGGCATCCTGATGTCGATCGCGAAGGCCAAGCGACTCGTGCAGTCATGA